The Kordia sp. SMS9 DNA window CTGTTCCGAGCCAGCCCGAACGCTCATCAATACGAACACCTTGTGTGTTGTATTGTATGCCAATAGAATAATTTAGCATATCAGAAATAGCGACTTGACCTAAAGGAATACCAATAGTTGCTTGTCCAGAATATAAATCTACTGGAACTTCTTCAAATCGCATCAAACTTGCTACTGTAGGCGAAGGTGGAACGATAGTTGGCAGTGCAATATCGTCTTGTCCATTAGGGGAACTTTGTCCGCCACTATTTGGAACACTTATTTGTGCATACATAAAGCCAATGCTTAGAAACAAACACAAACATGCAATACATTTTTTCATAAATTTTTAATTTTTGTTTACGTATTAGTTTTTTATTTAAGTAAGGATGTATTTATACCGCCACTCGAAATGGCGTGTTAAATTCTTGGTTGTGTATCATCTTGGAAATCATTCGATTCTTTCGATGACTCACAGGAAGTACATGTGCTCCATTTAAATGCACCAACCTGTAGCGCGGTTCATACTGTTTTAAATGTGAAAGATTGATCAAGTACGAACGATGGATACGTGAGAAGTTGTCATCAGAAAATAGTTCTTCATAAAAACCTATGGCTTTGCAACTGAGTACTTTTGAACCATCTTTTAAATATATCCATGCGTAACTCTCACAAGCTTTTACATAAATAATCTGTGACTTTTTAATGTACGCGCCCTTATGTTTACTTCCAATACGGAGATAGCTATGCTTATCTTCAATAAGAGGCTTTTGTTTTTTTCTTTTTTCTACAATCATGCAATGCGTTTTTAGTTACTATTTCTATTAAAAAAAAATGGGGAAAATGGCGGTAGAATTTTATCTTTGAGTACTAAAGGAAGGTATTATTCCAATTACATCCAATATTATTTTGTAAGCGTTGATTTTCAAAAATAAGCGTTGATTTTTTGTAAGAAACACTATTTTTTTCTTACAAATAAAATGTTAACAAAATTTTTAAGACTTACATCTCTTATGTGCAAAAATCTAAAATAAAGTCACAAAATCTTCCAATATTGACGTGATGATTCTGTAGTTGCAGTGAAGTTATATTTTACAAGAATTTTGGTTGATCTGTATATGAAATTCATACCTACATTTCAATAATTCTCAATCAATTTGAAAATGAATTTTCATACAAAATTAACGTACCAAAATACCAAGAGTCTTTATACTAAACATGTCTAAGTGAAACGATCTAAATCGCTTGTGCTGAACCTGTCGAAGCAAAGCGTATCCAAATTTCCAATAAGTCAACTCAAAAAAAAACACCTCATCTTTGTATAGATAAGGTGCTTTTGTCACGATCGCGTTTGTGGAATTTCCGATTCATGTTATGCGTTTTTTACGGTAATTGCTACGGCTTTTCCTGGCTCAAATTCATGGGTTACCTCTACTTTTTCCAATTGCTTCATTAAGTTTTGATCTTTGATCCATTCGCCATTTACAAATAAAGCAACTTCGTAGATGTTTCCTTCTGTGTTCAATTTTACACGCAATCCTTCGTAGTTGGAATCGTATGCTTTCACAACACCTTCATAATTTGCCTTGAACCATGCTTCTGCTTCTGCAGCTTTTTGGGCTAAATATGCTGGTGAAGATTCTCTTTTCTTTTTCGCTGCCACTGCTTTTTCCAATGCTTTTTTTAATTCCAATTCTACTGTTGCGATGCTGTCCGCTTCACGTTGCGCTGCTGCTGCTTCCATTAATTTGATTTCATCTTGCATTTTGGCATACGCAATACAATCTTCCATTGCTTTTTCTTCAAATTGAGTAGTAGTTTCCTCTACTATATTTTCAATTGGCTGAAGCGTTTTTACGGCTTCTACTTTGTTCTCTTTTGTGGCTGTGTTGCATGCAATTACGGTTAATGCTGCTAGACCTAATGCTGTGAATGTTGTACGTTTCATAATTACTTGTTTTAATTGTTATACTTGATTTATAGTTCAAATATCAGACGAAATCGACGAACAATTTGGGTAGCTTTAGTATTCGTTAGGAAGTATCTAGAATTCGTTGCCGATGGAAGAAATTTATATCGTTTTTAACCTAAAACGCACGGAACATT harbors:
- a CDS encoding LytTR family DNA-binding domain-containing protein, which translates into the protein MIVEKRKKQKPLIEDKHSYLRIGSKHKGAYIKKSQIIYVKACESYAWIYLKDGSKVLSCKAIGFYEELFSDDNFSRIHRSYLINLSHLKQYEPRYRLVHLNGAHVLPVSHRKNRMISKMIHNQEFNTPFRVAV